The Persephonella atlantica genome includes a window with the following:
- a CDS encoding sensor domain-containing diguanylate cyclase, with protein sequence MDKLSEYISLKITEFLHRNFEIYKDFSEEIEKIKEEYIALVKELLKGKENLHEIKPKAFLLGRKLFKKDVSYMLILDINNYLLPEIAVILSQIEENTATFLYKISFIENRMKFLENKIAYGYLSENIKQDKDWIREKLRILKNSESTLKPFVRDHLIWVNKLLEDVKKLRYKSSIPLGHYNCDLGRRLEHADGLGIFDEYRTEIITLHKKIHGSAIQIYHFLEKRDYKHLLLEYLEFFNLVGKFVSLLGLTFAVMYEEDANIDPLTKVLSRRSLEFILSSNFHIAKISRRPLSVAMVDIDNFKKINDKYGHQVGDCVLKKIAQEIQSSLRKSDFIFRYGGEEFFILFPFATKEDAVRIMEKIIKKLSGSKIKCGNFEETVTISVGVSSIDNVEDIYSLISLADKALYRAKSSGKNRVSA encoded by the coding sequence ATGGATAAGCTTTCTGAATATATATCCTTAAAAATCACAGAATTTCTCCACAGAAATTTTGAAATCTATAAAGATTTTTCGGAAGAAATAGAGAAAATTAAAGAGGAATATATTGCCCTTGTAAAGGAACTGTTAAAAGGGAAAGAAAATCTACATGAGATAAAACCAAAAGCTTTTTTACTGGGGAGGAAACTTTTTAAAAAAGATGTGTCGTATATGCTTATCTTAGATATAAATAACTATCTTCTTCCTGAAATTGCTGTAATCCTGTCTCAGATTGAAGAGAACACAGCAACATTTCTGTATAAAATCAGCTTTATAGAAAACAGAATGAAATTTTTAGAAAATAAAATAGCCTACGGATATCTCTCAGAAAATATAAAACAGGACAAAGACTGGATAAGAGAGAAGCTGAGGATACTGAAAAATTCCGAAAGTACATTGAAACCTTTTGTTAGAGACCATCTTATATGGGTAAATAAGCTATTGGAAGATGTGAAGAAGCTGAGATATAAAAGCAGTATTCCCCTTGGACATTACAACTGTGACCTTGGTAGAAGACTCGAACATGCTGACGGTTTAGGAATATTTGATGAATATAGAACAGAGATAATAACGCTCCATAAGAAGATTCATGGCAGTGCTATACAGATTTATCATTTTCTTGAGAAAAGAGATTATAAGCACCTGCTACTTGAATATTTAGAATTTTTTAATCTTGTTGGGAAGTTTGTCAGTTTACTTGGTCTAACGTTTGCTGTTATGTACGAAGAAGATGCAAACATAGACCCACTAACAAAAGTTTTAAGTAGAAGAAGTCTTGAGTTTATACTTTCTTCAAACTTTCATATAGCAAAGATATCAAGAAGACCGTTATCTGTTGCAATGGTTGATATTGATAATTTCAAAAAGATAAACGATAAATACGGACATCAGGTTGGAGACTGTGTTTTGAAAAAGATTGCTCAGGAAATACAAAGTAGTTTGAGAAAATCAGACTTTATATTCAGATATGGTGGGGAGGAATTTTTCATTTTATTCCCGTTTGCAACAAAGGAAGATGCTGTTCGTATAATGGAGAAGATAATTAAAAAGCTTTCAGGTTCAAAGATTAAATGTGGTAACTTTGAAGAAACTGTAACCATATCTGTTGGAGTTTCCTCCATAGATAATGTGGAAGATATATACTCACTTATATCTCTTGCAGATAAGGCACTTTACAGAGCAAAGAGTTCTGGAAAAAACAGAGTTTCTGCATAG
- a CDS encoding tetratricopeptide repeat protein: MKKYLLLIPAATLISACVKQEDIDLLQKELIEVKKELAQLKQNQTQMKEDIAQLSKRVDNVSKTASQNALELQKLKSFGKVEKETLPKEGEEQVKIPEKPDRLYKYALDAYFKGKMEEAREGFKKFIDRYKDSELYDNALFWLGQIYYAEGRYSVALKTFDRIINGCKAGEILDCNKLPAAMLKKAQCHLKLGEKSKALKILKTIIDNFPDTEEAEISRKKLEELR; encoded by the coding sequence ATGAAAAAATATCTTTTATTAATCCCTGCAGCAACCCTGATATCTGCCTGCGTCAAACAGGAAGATATTGACCTTTTACAGAAGGAACTTATAGAGGTTAAAAAAGAGCTTGCACAACTGAAACAGAATCAGACTCAGATGAAAGAAGATATAGCCCAGCTGTCAAAAAGAGTAGATAACGTATCAAAAACCGCTTCCCAAAACGCTTTAGAACTGCAGAAATTAAAATCCTTTGGAAAGGTAGAAAAAGAAACTCTTCCTAAAGAAGGAGAAGAACAGGTTAAGATACCAGAAAAACCTGACAGACTGTACAAATACGCTCTGGATGCTTATTTTAAAGGAAAAATGGAAGAAGCAAGGGAAGGATTTAAAAAATTTATAGACAGGTACAAAGATTCTGAGCTTTATGATAATGCATTGTTCTGGCTTGGACAGATTTATTATGCAGAAGGCAGATACAGCGTAGCTTTAAAAACATTTGACAGAATTATCAATGGATGCAAAGCAGGTGAGATTTTAGACTGTAATAAACTCCCTGCTGCCATGCTGAAAAAAGCCCAGTGTCATCTAAAATTGGGAGAAAAAAGTAAAGCCCTTAAAATTTTAAAAACTATTATTGACAACTTTCCAGATACAGAAGAGGCAGAAATTTCCCGTAAAAAATTAGAGGAACTGAGATAA
- the uppS gene encoding polyprenyl diphosphate synthase — MMENLYKIPYHVAIIMDGNGRWARRRGLPRVYGHREGAKRVEDIIEISREVGIKWLSVFAFSTENWERPKEEVDAIMSLLVEYINKKVPYLIEKDIRLRFMGRIEQLPGMIKESVIEGEKATQHCSSMNFVVALNYSGKAELIDAFNKALKEGKEIKEEKELRKFFYIPEMPDPDLLIRTSGEERISNFMLWQMAYTEFYFTHTLWPDFDREEFMRALYEYQSRERRFGKVFSV, encoded by the coding sequence ATAATGGAAAATCTGTACAAAATTCCCTATCACGTGGCCATCATTATGGATGGTAATGGAAGATGGGCAAGGAGGAGAGGACTGCCCAGAGTTTACGGACATAGAGAGGGAGCAAAAAGGGTGGAAGATATTATTGAGATATCCAGAGAAGTAGGTATAAAGTGGCTGTCTGTGTTTGCATTTTCCACAGAAAACTGGGAAAGACCTAAAGAAGAAGTAGATGCCATAATGTCTCTGCTGGTAGAGTACATAAACAAAAAAGTTCCCTATCTGATAGAAAAAGATATAAGACTAAGGTTTATGGGAAGGATAGAGCAGCTTCCAGGTATGATAAAAGAATCGGTGATAGAAGGAGAAAAAGCAACACAGCACTGCAGCTCAATGAATTTTGTTGTGGCGCTGAATTACAGCGGAAAGGCAGAGCTGATAGATGCCTTTAACAAGGCACTGAAAGAAGGGAAGGAGATTAAAGAAGAAAAAGAGTTAAGAAAGTTCTTTTACATTCCTGAGATGCCTGATCCAGACCTGCTGATAAGAACAAGTGGAGAGGAAAGAATATCCAACTTTATGCTGTGGCAGATGGCTTATACAGAATTTTACTTCACACACACCCTCTGGCCTGATTTTGACAGAGAAGAATTTATGAGAGCACTTTATGAATACCAGAGCAGAGAAAGAAGGTTTGGGAAGGTGTTTTCTGTATGA
- a CDS encoding phosphatidate cytidylyltransferase yields MSNLLIRTFSGILLAVIAVIAVVYLPSWLFKILTGILAGVGAWEVFHLLEKRYRNLMPALSGITGFVSSILLLFLSPYLSLFLIFLYSFFIAHRKYSIDRLTASVFGLVYPVSFISSLGILHEENRYILLVLFATVWAGDTFAYFVGKGFGRHKFAPRLSPKKTWEGAAGGFLGAVICGAALSFYLGIKDAVIPVVIAGVLMQIGDLFESFIKRQVGEKDSSHLIPGHGGVLDRIDALMFASVVFLIFYQIKSI; encoded by the coding sequence ATGAGTAATCTGCTGATAAGAACCTTTTCAGGTATTCTCCTTGCAGTAATAGCTGTTATTGCTGTTGTTTATCTGCCTTCATGGCTTTTTAAGATATTAACAGGAATATTGGCAGGAGTTGGGGCGTGGGAGGTTTTTCATCTTTTAGAAAAACGGTACAGAAATCTTATGCCCGCTCTATCTGGAATAACAGGATTTGTCAGCTCTATACTTTTACTTTTCTTATCTCCATATCTGTCTTTGTTTTTGATTTTCCTTTACAGCTTTTTTATAGCCCACAGGAAGTACAGCATTGACAGACTTACAGCTTCTGTGTTTGGTCTGGTTTATCCTGTATCTTTTATATCCTCCTTAGGTATCCTCCACGAAGAAAACAGATATATCCTCCTTGTTTTATTTGCAACTGTGTGGGCTGGAGATACTTTTGCCTATTTTGTTGGAAAAGGTTTCGGAAGACATAAGTTTGCTCCCAGACTATCTCCTAAAAAAACATGGGAAGGAGCTGCCGGAGGATTTTTAGGGGCAGTTATCTGTGGAGCAGCACTCAGCTTTTATCTGGGAATAAAAGATGCCGTAATTCCTGTCGTTATAGCAGGTGTTCTCATGCAGATAGGAGATCTGTTTGAAAGCTTTATAAAGAGACAGGTAGGAGAAAAGGACTCCTCCCATCTTATACCGGGACACGGGGGAGTATTAGACAGGATAGATGCTCTTATGTTTGCATCTGTAGTTTTTCTGATTTTTTACCAGATTAAAAGTATCTAA
- the mqnC gene encoding cyclic dehypoxanthinyl futalosine synthase encodes MKSAVDLKMEHIYEKVFNGERIREEEALFLLKEADLLTVGRLADYVRRRKHPDNLVTFVVDRNVNYTNVCVAGCKFCAFQTKVNSPDAYTLDFEEIYAKIQELVEWGGTTLLMQGGLNPQLRIDFYVQLFKGIKERFPQIQIHSLSASEIFYISKLEGISIKDVLKILQEAGLDSVPGGGAEILSDEIRVQISSNKVSTQTWLEVHRSAHQLGMKTTATMMFGHVEKPEHIIEHLSRIRELQDESLKEERGYFTAFIPWTFQKGGTKLDHIETATTVYYLKVLAVSRIFLDNFDNIQSSHVTQTMKVGPVGLHFGANDLGSTMIEENVVASTGWKVAAPKPEKMADIIRKAGFKPAQRDTYYNIVRYF; translated from the coding sequence ATGAAAAGTGCAGTAGATCTAAAGATGGAACATATATATGAGAAAGTCTTCAATGGTGAGAGAATAAGAGAGGAAGAGGCCCTTTTTCTGCTAAAAGAAGCAGACCTTCTCACAGTTGGAAGGCTGGCTGATTATGTTCGCAGGAGGAAGCATCCGGATAATCTGGTTACATTTGTGGTTGACAGGAATGTAAACTACACCAATGTGTGTGTTGCTGGATGTAAGTTCTGTGCCTTCCAGACAAAGGTTAATTCTCCTGATGCATACACACTTGATTTTGAGGAGATATATGCAAAAATTCAGGAGCTTGTGGAATGGGGAGGAACAACACTTTTGATGCAGGGAGGTCTCAATCCACAGCTCAGGATAGATTTTTATGTTCAGCTTTTCAAAGGTATAAAAGAGAGGTTTCCCCAGATTCAGATACATTCACTTTCAGCTTCTGAAATTTTTTATATATCTAAGTTAGAGGGCATTTCCATAAAAGATGTTCTGAAAATTCTTCAGGAAGCTGGACTTGACAGCGTCCCCGGTGGAGGAGCTGAGATACTGTCTGATGAAATAAGAGTTCAGATTTCGTCAAACAAGGTTAGCACACAGACGTGGCTTGAGGTTCACAGGTCAGCCCATCAGCTTGGTATGAAAACAACAGCAACAATGATGTTTGGACATGTTGAAAAACCTGAACATATAATAGAGCACCTATCAAGAATAAGAGAGCTTCAGGATGAGTCGTTAAAGGAAGAAAGAGGATACTTTACTGCTTTTATACCATGGACTTTCCAGAAAGGAGGAACAAAGTTAGACCACATAGAAACGGCAACAACTGTTTACTATCTGAAGGTTTTGGCAGTATCAAGGATTTTTCTTGACAACTTTGATAACATCCAGTCTTCCCACGTAACACAGACCATGAAGGTGGGACCAGTTGGGCTTCATTTTGGAGCAAACGACCTTGGGAGTACAATGATAGAGGAAAATGTGGTTGCATCAACAGGATGGAAAGTTGCAGCTCCAAAACCTGAAAAAATGGCAGACATAATCAGGAAGGCTGGATTTAAACCAGCTCAGAGGGACACATACTACAACATAGTTAGATACTTTTAA